The sequence below is a genomic window from Zygosaccharomyces rouxii strain CBS732 chromosome D complete sequence.
attattaccaatttGAATGTCTTGTACAATCATTTTAAAGGTTTGGATACGGTTAGTCATTTTTTGCAGGCAAATGATGGcaagaatccaaatgctGGATCTGGGAAggtagaagatgatgaaatttccGTGAGTACGCCTATTGTAACGATACTCACGTTTGATTCATTAAGGCAGACACACACTagagaaattgatccaatAAAGGAGTTTTTAATGGCTTATGCCAAGGACAAGTATTCAATGGATATTGATAAAACTCTGATTAAGATGAAAACTTGCATGGTCCCTCAACAACCAAATATGAGCGATTGCGGGGTTCATGTTATCCTCAAtaccaagaaattctttgaagatcCGAAGGCTACAATGGATATGTGGAGAATGACAAAGATAAGAAATAAGCAATCCACTAGGGTAGTCaatgaatattttgataGAGCTTCTCGTTCTGGGGCAAGGAAAGATCTTAGAAATGTATTATGGGATCTACAGAAAAAACAGATAGAGTTGATGAAAGAGAGAAACGAATACATTCCAGAAGAAGATAGTGGTCTAAAaaatgaggatgaagatgacggAGACATCGAAATAATAGAGAATTTCCCACAGAATGAGAAAGAAAGTACTGATCAGGGACCATCAAAAGACTTGGTAGAAGTAGCTCCTGATCAACGATTGTCCCCGAAGTCTGCTGTAAAGAAATCATTAGAGAATTCGCCCACTCCAGCTAACGATGtccaagaaaaagatttaGCAAAGAGCAAGGATGATAAAATCAGCATTGATAGAGATAGGATGGTTTACCATTCTAAACATTCTTCTCCCCAGCGTCATGTGTTGGAAAGCTCCCCAATTGGAGAGAGACCAGATGAGAACAATAGGAAAAATTCGGATGGACTCAGTTCTCCCTACTTTGGTGATTCaccattgaaaagaagggCGCCTTCCTTTGGTTATAAACCTCGTGAAACTATATTATCACCGAAACACAGCAGTTTCGTCGATGTGCATGAATCTGACCAAGAAGAACGTCGTAGGGCAAGCTCTACTTCTCTTAAAAGTTCTGCTTCTCCGGTGATCCTCACCAATGAAATGCCTTATGGTAAGAAGTTACCTGTAACTACGAATCATTTTTATGGTGAGAGATCATCTCCATCTTCCTCCAGTGAAAAAGCCCTTATTTCTGATCTAGATCAAGATAGCGATGTCAATCTAGTTGGTGGGACCAAGTCTGAACTTGTCGGTAAAGATGATAAGTTGAGTCATTTACAACAAGAGTTTGAAAGGGAATTGAATGATAATATTAGTCAAACTAAAGATGTTGGTATGTTTTTAAATCGGCCTAATAAAAGACAATTGCGTCCTGTTCTTGTCAATAGCTCTAGAaacattttggaaaacgaTATCCACAACGTCAATCGCGTTGGTGACGAACCATCTAACGCAGTCAtaatttctcaaaatgaTGTACAAGCAATATCATcggaagaaaagaaatgagTTTTGATATAAAAGTGAGCAGCATATATAGTACTTTACATTTTCGGAAAGGAGTACCCTCCATATTTTTTAGAAAATCTCTTTAATTAGCATTAACTTAATAGTAACAGAAAATATTGACTTAATATTAACAAAAAATATTGACGATGAGACAAtcgtatatatatataaatcTACAACAAACATACAACTGACACACGTAAATGCAAAGGAAATGGCAGTAGAGAAACGATAATGACTTTATTTCACAAATTGGGTTTATTcattattggaaaaattttccaaaattcttCCCCTAGCGTAAACCTCGTCCTTTACGTTTTGAACAGCGGCACCAAACCATTTCTTAGAAGTGGCACCAATGGACCAAACCAAATGATTACCGAGGATGATGCAAATCATAATATAGCACAAGTGTTGGGGTACTGTCCATGGTACAGAATCGGATTCTGGCATTAATCTGTAACGCCATAAAAATCTAAAGGATGCACCCCATGATGTGTAGACTTCAGGATGAATCCAATATTCTACAGTGGACATGAATAACCATGAGATCACCAAGGGGAAAGTCGTTATTAACATGAACTTCATTCTTGTGAACAAAGTTTTAATAAAAAGCTTGAACATCATAGAAAAGGTACGATTTCTGTAACCGTAAACTTCAGCAGATAATTTGATCCCATTGATACACATGAATAACACCAGGAAGTTCAGAGATTCGTAATCTGATACCTTCTTTAGATATTTTGAAACGAAAACGCCTTTCTTGGGAAAGAACATCTTAATCACATACTCTAGGGCAAATGTTCTAAATTGTTCCCAGTTGAAAGCCACGGTTTGTAATAAAATGTAAATTAAAGTGAAAAACATCAGAAGAGCTGTAACAGATTTCACTTCCCCACGGTTTAAAATGTTAGATAATACAGTTGTCCAGCTCATTTCACGGTTCAAAGTATCTAACTCGACTTGCTGACCACGACGAACTTCACCAGCATCttgttcattttcttcGCCACCCACAGGAACAATGTGATCGTTCAAATTAATCCTAGATAATTTATAATGGTGgtatttttccaataagACAGATCCCAATACAGCACCCGCGcaaacaaagaaaatgtcGAGCTGTTTATATTTCAGTTTCATCATGTAAAGTGTACTTTCCCGGGCAGTTTCTTGATTAAAAGTCCCCAACAGCACTAGAAACACAACTGGCGTGATAAGAGTTGTTACCAAATATTGACAGCCAATTGCCGTGGATAGGACTAGAACAGAGGCAAATAACCACACGAAAGCAATGAGCAAGGAATATCTCATTCTGAAACTTGGTGGGGTGTAAACAATTGAGTAACCATCAAATTCGGTATTCTGTTCGTCCAAATAACCGAAGTCACCGGAGTTCTGTCTATTCCTTTCTTTAATGGCTTCCAGATCCAAAGGTTTTAATAGCTTATCATCCTTAGTAACAGGTACAAACAGAGTTTGGACATAATTTCTCGAAACAATATCTGAAGAGGGAACACGCATTAAAATACCATCAGGAATGAAATACGCATGAACAGAAGAATTCATACGGAAAAGTTCATTTGCCTGACTCAAAGTTTTAGGAGCAGTGAAAAGGTCAGGATTTGACCACTGAGCCTTCtttgcattgaaaaatctgtAAAACAGATTACGGTACAAAATGTATCCTCTTTCAGTAGGAACTTCACCACCCAAAATGAATGAAGAAAGACGAAGTTTTCTAGTGGAAACATCGAATGCACGAATCCAATATTTTCTCACGTATAAATTGACCGATGGCTTGGATTCGATAATCAGTTTAGTGAAATAAAATGGAGCAATAAAACATTCTAAAGTTTTAACTTTACTCTCGAAAAATAAATTGGAAGTGACAAGCATCTTGGACTGTAGCAGATGAGGGAATAAAACTCTTGTATGAAACCCAAATCCAACAATTATGAAGACAGCATAGATGAACATAGATAACAACAGTCTAGATAACTGGATGTTCAAAGGATGGATTAAACTgtcttgtaaaatcttgataTTTGGATCATCAGGAGATCTGATAAAGAATAGAACACCTGGTCTTATAATGTGCAACCTAATCATTCCGATATATTTGGCAAACCAATACATGTAAAGGGTCCCAACGGTCCAATAAACGAAAAAGATCAGAGGTGGccaaaatttacaaatttcCGGAGCCCAAGTGTAACTACCTGGAGACAACATGGGAGCAAATAGGGCAAAATCCAACAATAATCCGGCCAAAATGGGGAAACCTGCAAGttcaatgaagaaaagagtaAAAACTTTGAAAGTACATTTTATGGCAAATAAAATTTGGAAGACGAGTCTTCTAGTACGATTTCTCATACCATTAGTACGACTGTAACCTTTTGAGATCCATTCGGAACCCAAGCTTACCAATCCAATAGCGGTCGCATAGCATGTGACTGCTGGTATGCtcctgatgatgatggaaGATTTCATTGTATTTTTAGTGTATCCGTAGTAGTACTCGGTAATAAAGCTAACCACATCACCAATCAGCCATTGATTAAATGAATCGTAAAAGGGCACTTTATCCATAGCGTATGAATGAGCCTTGGAAAGACGCAATAGATAGTACAGACGAAGTGCACCATGGCAgaaaatctttatcaaGCCCAAATAACATTTTAGGAGTCCATAACCGATGAATGTTGGGATCAAGTATGAGAGACCTAAGTATCCAGCGATCACAACAACAGCCACACAGAAATATGCAAGTACATTGAACAAGTTCAGTTTTAGGTTTATTATGATTGGAGGTGGTAATTGTTGGTTTACATCCTCATCCTCAAAATTTTCTGCATTAAAAACCTGtggttgttcttcttcctgTTCGGGTACTTCGTCTTGTGCGTTTTGGTTATGTGGCTGTGGCCCTTCCTGTTCCTGTGCTGGTTCCTGCTCATGTTCTTGTtggtgctgctgctgttgttcATTATTACCAGCCATGCGTGCATCCATCATATCATCAAATTGAGCCTGTGCTCTGTGATTTTCAAAGACTTCTTGTGGACGAGGCAAAATATCATTAGGACGGTCTTGTTCCTCTTGACCTGGACCTTGGCCAAACAAATGGGTTCCTTGGAAAGAATTTTGGTTGATTTGAGGTCCTTCATTGTCctgttcatcttcagtaagttcatcatcttcgtgAACATGAGGTGATGTAGCTCTAGGTTCATATTCTGGTGGTCTCTCGTTGTCATCGTCTTGTTCAGAATTGTGTTGAACTTCTGGGTcgttttcttcatcaagaCGAAGAGCATTACGAATAGCTTCGCTATTACGAAGTTCGTCTCTAGCTCTCATTATTTTAGCCACATTTTCAATCGTTTCATCATCCATTAGTGGAAATCTTTCCTTTAATTGagttttcaaaagttcttcCTTGGTGAATTGGGGCCCAATCTTGTGCAGTACCATTTTACCAAACACGCTTTCTCTAACAATCATATCGTATTGAAAGTAAAGACCAATGTGAAGAACTACCACCATAAAGAGTTGCCAAGCGGTAAACCTGTAATTAAGAGCCAATTGGATGGCATAAGTAGTGTCTGTGATTTTTTCAGGAATATCATAACGATAACCAAAGATAACACTGTCGTAGAAGCTGTTTGGATAGGGCATTTCGCCATCTAACAACATCGTGTAAATCTTACCGAAAGCATTCCACACTAAAAGTGTCATAAAACAGAATAAAAACCCTGCTAAAATTGATGTGACTTTAACTTTTAAGAAGcttaaaaatgaaatggtGCTTTTCTTTAGGAACAAAGACAAGGGTATTCTTTCTGGCATATTTTCAGCATAAGTTGTCTTAAAGTTGATGGGATGATGACAAATGTCACAATTCACAGTCGTCCCCGGTTTACTCACGTCGATATTCTTGGATGCAGTCCATTCCAAAAGACATGATTCATGAATGTATTTGATTGATCCT
It includes:
- the SSM4 gene encoding E3 ubiquitin-protein ligase SSM4 (similar to uniprot|P40318 Saccharomyces cerevisiae YIL030C SSM4 Protein involved in mRNA turnover integral nuclear membrane protein), translated to MEVDGAQGVYDPPKQPEQPSDKLENEESMAGATCRICRGEAVSDNALYHPCKCKGSIKYIHESCLLEWTASKNIDVSKPGTTVNCDICHHPINFKTTYAENMPERIPLSLFLKKSTISFLSFLKVKVTSILAGFLFCFMTLLVWNAFGKIYTMLLDGEMPYPNSFYDSVIFGYRYDIPEKITDTTYAIQLALNYRFTAWQLFMVVVLHIGLYFQYDMIVRESVFGKMVLHKIGPQFTKEELLKTQLKERFPLMDDETIENVAKIMRARDELRNSEAIRNALRLDEENDPEVQHNSEQDDDNERPPEYEPRATSPHVHEDDELTEDEQDNEGPQINQNSFQGTHLFGQGPGQEEQDRPNDILPRPQEVFENHRAQAQFDDMMDARMAGNNEQQQQHQQEHEQEPAQEQEGPQPHNQNAQDEVPEQEEEQPQVFNAENFEDEDVNQQLPPPIIINLKLNLFNVLAYFCVAVVVIAGYLGLSYLIPTFIGYGLLKCYLGLIKIFCHGALRLYYLLRLSKAHSYAMDKVPFYDSFNQWLIGDVVSFITEYYYGYTKNTMKSSIIIRSIPAVTCYATAIGLVSLGSEWISKGYSRTNGMRNRTRRLVFQILFAIKCTFKVFTLFFIELAGFPILAGLLLDFALFAPMLSPGSYTWAPEICKFWPPLIFFVYWTVGTLYMYWFAKYIGMIRLHIIRPGVLFFIRSPDDPNIKILQDSLIHPLNIQLSRLLLSMFIYAVFIIVGFGFHTRVLFPHLLQSKMLVTSNLFFESKVKTLECFIAPFYFTKLIIESKPSVNLYVRKYWIRAFDVSTRKLRLSSFILGGEVPTERGYILYRNLFYRFFNAKKAQWSNPDLFTAPKTLSQANELFRMNSSVHAYFIPDGILMRVPSSDIVSRNYVQTLFVPVTKDDKLLKPLDLEAIKERNRQNSGDFGYLDEQNTEFDGYSIVYTPPSFRMRYSLLIAFVWLFASVLVLSTAIGCQYLVTTLITPVVFLVLLGTFNQETARESTLYMMKLKYKQLDIFFVCAGAVLGSVLLEKYHHYKLSRINLNDHIVPVGGEENEQDAGEVRRGQQVELDTLNREMSWTTVLSNILNRGEVKSVTALLMFFTLIYILLQTVAFNWEQFRTFALEYVIKMFFPKKGVFVSKYLKKVSDYESLNFLVLFMCINGIKLSAEVYGYRNRTFSMMFKLFIKTLFTRMKFMLITTFPLVISWLFMSTVEYWIHPEVYTSWGASFRFLWRYRLMPESDSVPWTVPQHLCYIMICIILGNHLVWSIGATSKKWFGAAVQNVKDEVYARGRILENFSNNE